In a genomic window of Ignavibacteria bacterium:
- a CDS encoding 50S ribosomal protein L22 — protein sequence MEARAIKRYTNSSPRKMMLIVDMIRGKNVEEALTMLHFSTKHASKVCEKTLRSAVSNLQQKEEKTRISSEQLYVKEAYVNQAPTLRRILPAPMGRAFRIRKRSHHLTLVVADIQSKKGKK from the coding sequence ATGGAAGCACGCGCAATTAAACGATATACAAATTCTTCGCCTCGAAAAATGATGCTGATTGTAGATATGATTCGAGGAAAAAATGTTGAAGAAGCATTAACAATGCTCCATTTTTCAACAAAGCATGCTTCAAAAGTATGCGAAAAAACACTTCGTTCTGCGGTGTCAAATTTACAACAGAAAGAAGAAAAAACACGTATTTCTTCAGAACAATTATATGTAAAAGAAGCATATGTGAATCAGGCGCCAACGCTGAGGCGTATTCTTCCCGCGCCGATGGGAAGAGCGTTTCGCATCCGCAAACGTTCGCATCACTTAACATTGGTTGTTGCCGATATTCAGTCAAAGAAAGGTAAAAAATAA
- the rplB gene encoding 50S ribosomal protein L2, whose protein sequence is MGIRQLKPNTPGTRHAILPTFDEITKSYPEKSLIKILPSTGGRNNNGHITSRHRGGRHKRFYRIIDFKREKRGVAAKVTAIEYDPNRNARIALLLYADGARAYILAPDGLKTDAEVFAGPDADIKVGNALPLSKIPVGTFVHNIELKPGKGGQLARSAGTSAQLIAKENEKIQIKLPSGRVVTVSENCYATVGIVGNLDHFNISYGKAGRIRWLGIRPQSRGVVQNPVDHPHGGGEGKSPQGNPHPVSPWGWKTKGYKTVRKKNK, encoded by the coding sequence ATGGGAATTCGACAGTTAAAGCCAAATACACCCGGAACGCGGCATGCAATATTGCCTACATTTGATGAGATAACAAAATCGTATCCCGAAAAATCTCTCATCAAAATTCTTCCCAGCACTGGGGGGCGAAACAATAATGGACATATTACCTCACGACATCGTGGCGGACGTCATAAACGGTTTTATCGTATTATAGATTTTAAAAGAGAAAAGCGTGGCGTTGCGGCAAAGGTTACTGCTATTGAATATGACCCAAATCGTAATGCACGTATTGCTTTACTTCTTTATGCTGATGGCGCGCGAGCATATATACTTGCCCCAGATGGATTAAAAACAGATGCGGAAGTTTTTGCTGGTCCGGATGCAGACATAAAAGTTGGCAACGCTCTTCCACTTTCAAAAATTCCGGTTGGAACATTTGTTCATAACATTGAACTAAAGCCGGGAAAAGGCGGACAACTCGCACGAAGCGCGGGAACATCAGCGCAATTGATTGCAAAAGAGAATGAAAAAATTCAGATTAAACTTCCTTCCGGACGAGTTGTAACAGTTTCGGAAAATTGTTATGCAACGGTTGGAATTGTAGGAAATCTTGACCACTTCAATATCAGTTATGGAAAAGCTGGAAGAATACGATGGTTGGGAATTCGCCCGCAATCGCGAGGAGTAGTGCAGAATCCCGTTGACCATCCACACGGTGGAGGTGAAGGAAAATCACCGCAAGGCAATCCTCACCCGGTTTCGCCTTGGGGCTGGAAAACCAAAGGTTATAAAACTGTACGAAAGAAAAATAAATAA
- a CDS encoding 50S ribosomal protein L24: MKVHKNDTVVIVAGNDRGKTGRILKVFRDDSRVIVEGVKVITRHSRKTQKNPQGGRTQREGPIHVSNVMVVCPKCNQPSRLGRKQVSDVTTGRKTMMRVCKSCEEMF, translated from the coding sequence ATGAAAGTTCATAAAAACGATACAGTAGTTATTGTTGCGGGAAATGACCGAGGGAAAACCGGGCGCATTCTCAAGGTGTTCCGAGATGATTCACGTGTCATTGTTGAAGGAGTGAAAGTTATAACGCGCCATTCGCGAAAAACTCAGAAAAATCCTCAAGGTGGAAGAACGCAACGTGAAGGTCCTATACATGTTTCCAATGTGATGGTTGTTTGTCCAAAATGTAACCAACCATCGAGACTTGGAAGAAAGCAAGTTTCGGATGTTACAACAGGACGCAAAACAATGATGCGTGTTTGCAAAAGTTGTGAAGAAATGTTTTAA
- a CDS encoding 30S ribosomal protein S5 → MLRIKANELNLRDRLVHVGRTTKVVKGGKRMGFSAIVVVGDGNGHIGVGLGKAREVSNAIAKGNEDARKNIVKVHILKGTVPHTVIGKYGAARVMLKPASPGTGIIAGGGVRAVVESAGIKDILTKSVGVSQNPHNIVKATLNALMTCVDPLTVSQRRGISLKELFGTIRKPNIETALEAEETTVN, encoded by the coding sequence TTGTTACGAATAAAAGCAAATGAACTGAATTTGAGAGACCGTTTAGTTCACGTTGGACGAACGACGAAAGTAGTCAAAGGTGGCAAACGTATGGGATTTAGTGCTATTGTAGTTGTTGGCGACGGCAATGGGCACATTGGCGTTGGTCTTGGGAAGGCGCGCGAAGTAAGTAATGCAATCGCAAAAGGAAATGAAGATGCGAGAAAAAATATTGTAAAAGTACATATTCTCAAAGGCACTGTTCCTCATACAGTCATTGGGAAATATGGTGCGGCGCGAGTGATGTTGAAGCCGGCATCACCGGGAACGGGAATTATTGCAGGGGGCGGAGTTCGCGCAGTTGTTGAATCTGCCGGCATTAAAGATATACTTACGAAATCCGTAGGCGTTTCTCAAAATCCTCACAATATTGTAAAAGCAACTTTAAATGCATTAATGACGTGTGTTGACCCGTTGACTGTTTCTCAGCGCCGTGGGATTTCGTTGAAAGAATTGTTTGGAACAATACGAAAACCAAATATTGAAACTGCGCTTGAAGCGGAAGAAACAACGGTAAATTAA
- the rpsS gene encoding 30S ribosomal protein S19 — protein MSRSIKKGPFVDPKLEKKVKAISGGQKKVIKTWSRASTITPDFIGHTFAIHNGNKFIPVYIHEGMVGHKLGEFAPTRIFRGHPGMKSEATTKA, from the coding sequence ATGTCTCGTTCAATTAAAAAAGGTCCGTTTGTAGACCCAAAGTTAGAAAAAAAAGTTAAAGCGATTTCCGGCGGGCAAAAAAAAGTTATCAAAACGTGGTCTCGCGCATCAACGATTACGCCGGATTTTATTGGGCATACGTTTGCAATTCACAATGGCAATAAATTTATCCCCGTGTATATTCACGAAGGAATGGTAGGTCATAAACTTGGTGAATTTGCACCAACTCGTATCTTTCGCGGGCATCCGGGAATGAAAAGTGAAGCGACAACGAAAGCATAA
- the map gene encoding type I methionyl aminopeptidase, with protein MGKIILKTQREIELMRESGRIVSAALRLLEGFIKPGVTTKELDVIADDFISSEGGIPIFKGYTKGGKGRFPASICTSVDDVVVHGIPSSHRRLQEGEIVSLDVGVIKNGYVADGAWTFAVGSISPEKERLMRITQEALFVGIEKAIAYKQLHDISSAVQQYVENNGYSVVRDLVGHGVGRTLHEDPPVPNFGKQGEGPKMHVGMTIAIEPMVNSGSPKVYTDGDGWSVRTEDGLPSAHFEHTVAITNGQPDILTL; from the coding sequence ATGGGGAAAATCATCCTCAAGACACAGCGCGAAATTGAATTAATGCGCGAAAGCGGAAGGATTGTTTCTGCGGCGTTGCGATTGTTAGAAGGATTTATTAAACCGGGAGTTACAACAAAAGAATTGGATGTCATTGCTGACGATTTTATTTCTTCCGAAGGTGGAATTCCGATTTTCAAAGGATATACAAAGGGTGGAAAAGGAAGATTCCCGGCAAGCATTTGCACATCGGTTGATGATGTCGTAGTTCACGGAATCCCTTCTTCGCATCGCAGACTTCAGGAAGGAGAAATTGTATCGCTTGATGTCGGAGTAATAAAAAACGGATATGTTGCTGATGGTGCGTGGACTTTTGCAGTAGGTTCAATTTCTCCGGAGAAAGAACGTTTGATGCGTATTACGCAAGAAGCGCTCTTTGTTGGAATAGAAAAAGCAATTGCGTATAAACAACTTCACGATATATCTTCTGCTGTGCAACAGTATGTAGAAAACAATGGTTATTCAGTCGTTCGGGATTTAGTTGGACACGGAGTCGGTCGCACGCTCCACGAAGACCCGCCGGTTCCTAATTTTGGAAAACAAGGTGAAGGTCCGAAAATGCATGTAGGGATGACGATAGCAATTGAACCTATGGTCAACAGTGGAAGTCCTAAAGTTTATACTGACGGCGATGGTTGGTCGGTTCGGACGGAAGACGGATTGCCATCAGCGCACTTTGAACATACGGTTGCAATAACAAACGGGCAACCAGATATTTTAACTTTATAA
- a CDS encoding 50S ribosomal protein L18 has translation MIIKSRSIARRKIQVRVRKKISGTSERPRLCVYRSLLHIYAQIIDDTMGNTLCSTSTLSPSLSEQLKEVKGKMNISKIVGKEIARVALEKNITRVVFDRSGYLFHGNIKSLADGAREGGLKF, from the coding sequence ATGATTATCAAAAGCCGCAGTATTGCGAGACGAAAAATTCAAGTGCGTGTTCGAAAGAAAATTTCCGGAACGTCAGAGCGACCAAGATTATGTGTCTATCGAAGTTTGCTACATATCTATGCGCAAATAATAGATGATACTATGGGAAATACGCTTTGCTCAACGTCAACTCTTTCTCCATCGCTTTCGGAACAATTGAAAGAAGTCAAAGGAAAGATGAACATATCCAAGATAGTTGGAAAAGAAATTGCACGAGTTGCATTGGAAAAAAACATCACACGCGTTGTGTTTGACCGAAGTGGATATTTATTCCACGGGAATATAAAATCGCTTGCTGATGGCGCGCGCGAAGGTGGATTGAAGTTTTAA
- the rplE gene encoding 50S ribosomal protein L5, protein MAKEKTQPKEKSKVATKDAPEETIPPRLKLLWKDTIVSALMKRFEFHNIMQVPKLERIALNVGIGKAMQQDAKILEVVTKELEQIVGQKPVVTKAKKSISNFKLREGMPVGVRVTLRGARMYEFLDRFINIAIPRIRDFRGLSDKSFDGRGNYTTAVKEQVVFPEIDVDKVTKLFGMDITIVTTARTDEESYELLKAFGMPFVKRQQIIEAKTA, encoded by the coding sequence ATGGCGAAAGAAAAAACACAACCGAAAGAAAAATCAAAAGTAGCAACGAAGGATGCGCCGGAAGAAACAATTCCGCCGCGCTTGAAACTATTATGGAAAGATACTATCGTTTCTGCTTTGATGAAGAGATTTGAATTTCATAATATTATGCAGGTTCCGAAGTTAGAACGGATTGCGTTGAATGTTGGCATTGGTAAAGCGATGCAGCAAGACGCCAAAATTCTCGAAGTTGTTACCAAAGAATTAGAACAAATTGTCGGGCAAAAACCGGTCGTAACGAAAGCCAAAAAATCTATTTCTAACTTCAAACTTAGAGAAGGCATGCCCGTTGGAGTGCGCGTAACCTTGCGTGGAGCGCGAATGTATGAATTTCTTGACAGGTTTATTAATATTGCAATACCACGAATCAGAGATTTTCGCGGATTATCTGATAAATCGTTTGATGGACGAGGAAACTATACAACAGCAGTGAAAGAACAAGTAGTATTTCCGGAAATAGATGTTGATAAAGTAACGAAATTATTTGGAATGGATATCACAATAGTAACAACGGCACGCACAGATGAAGAATCGTATGAATTGTTAAAAGCGTTTGGAATGCCGTTTGTAAAGCGTCAACAAATCATTGAAGCAAAGACAGCATAA
- the rpmD gene encoding 50S ribosomal protein L30, with the protein MSEKKIKITQTKSIADTLDNHKRTIIALGLGRPNYSVIKNDTPQIRGMVKRVSYLVRVEEVA; encoded by the coding sequence ATGTCGGAAAAGAAAATTAAAATTACACAAACTAAAAGTATTGCAGATACGTTGGATAACCACAAACGCACTATTATTGCACTTGGTTTAGGTCGCCCAAACTACTCAGTGATTAAAAACGATACTCCCCAAATACGTGGAATGGTAAAGAGAGTAAGTTACTTAGTGAGAGTTGAAGAAGTAGCATAG
- the rpsC gene encoding 30S ribosomal protein S3, whose product MGQKTHPIGFRLGGIRSWDSNWYSSKKEFSHQLQEDLNLRKYVFNRLKKAGVGRVLIERKAKRLEVTIFTSRPGIVIGRSGKDIQLLEGELCKISNKEIKVLIQEIKRPELDATLVGEQIAQQIEGRVTVRRAMKGAMMAAMRMGAMGIRVMCSGRLGGAEIARAEQYKEGRIPLGTLRSDIDFYRATANTVYGAIGVKVWICRGDILEVKRDTN is encoded by the coding sequence TTGGGTCAAAAAACACATCCGATTGGTTTTCGCCTTGGAGGAATTCGTTCATGGGATTCGAATTGGTATTCGAGTAAGAAAGAATTTTCTCATCAATTACAGGAAGATTTGAATCTTCGAAAATATGTTTTTAACCGTTTGAAGAAAGCGGGTGTTGGGCGAGTACTTATCGAACGGAAAGCGAAACGCCTTGAGGTTACAATTTTTACTTCGCGACCAGGAATAGTTATCGGAAGAAGTGGAAAAGACATCCAGTTGTTAGAAGGGGAACTATGCAAAATTTCAAACAAAGAAATAAAAGTTTTAATCCAAGAAATTAAACGTCCAGAGTTGGATGCGACATTAGTGGGAGAACAAATTGCACAACAAATTGAAGGTCGTGTAACGGTTCGTCGCGCGATGAAAGGCGCAATGATGGCGGCAATGCGAATGGGGGCGATGGGAATACGCGTGATGTGTTCCGGTCGTTTGGGGGGAGCAGAAATTGCGCGCGCTGAACAATACAAGGAGGGACGAATTCCGTTGGGGACGTTGCGTTCCGATATAGATTTTTATCGCGCAACCGCAAATACGGTTTATGGAGCAATCGGCGTGAAAGTGTGGATTTGTCGCGGAGATATTTTGGAAGTAAAACGAGATACCAATTGA
- the rpsH gene encoding 30S ribosomal protein S8 codes for MHSDPIADYLTRVRNALRAGRKVVDIPSSNVKRSISDVLMKQKFIDSYEVINDTSKKTIRIKLKYFEGQSVISGLRRISKPGLRIYSSSDELPRVMNGLGISIVSTSKGVLSDKDARAIGVGGEVLCYIW; via the coding sequence ATGCATTCTGACCCAATAGCAGATTATTTAACGAGAGTACGAAATGCGTTACGCGCAGGACGAAAAGTTGTTGATATTCCATCTTCAAATGTAAAGCGTTCTATATCCGACGTGCTCATGAAGCAAAAATTTATTGATAGTTACGAAGTTATCAACGATACTTCAAAAAAAACTATTCGAATTAAGTTAAAGTATTTTGAAGGACAATCGGTTATTTCTGGATTGCGCAGAATCAGCAAACCCGGACTTCGAATTTACAGTTCATCAGACGAATTGCCCCGCGTAATGAATGGCTTAGGCATTTCTATTGTTTCCACTTCAAAAGGCGTGCTGTCCGATAAAGATGCGCGAGCAATTGGAGTCGGCGGCGAAGTGTTGTGCTACATTTGGTAA
- the rpsQ gene encoding 30S ribosomal protein S17: MQEVQPKRKLRKLRTGVVVSDVNEKTIVVKIERQVPHPIYRKYQKKTTKFMAHDEKNDAHIGDTVTIMETRPLSARKRWRLVEIVKRAK; the protein is encoded by the coding sequence ATGCAAGAAGTTCAACCAAAACGAAAATTACGTAAATTAAGAACGGGCGTTGTTGTAAGCGACGTCAACGAAAAAACTATTGTTGTAAAAATAGAACGTCAAGTGCCACATCCGATTTACCGAAAGTATCAGAAAAAGACTACCAAATTTATGGCGCACGACGAAAAGAACGATGCTCATATAGGAGATACGGTAACAATTATGGAAACTCGTCCCCTCAGCGCGCGGAAACGATGGCGATTGGTAGAAATTGTTAAACGTGCAAAATAA
- a CDS encoding type Z 30S ribosomal protein S14 — protein sequence MARLAMREKAKKTPRFQVRKHNRCSMCGRPRSYIRRFGICRLCFRHLALEGKIPGIQKASW from the coding sequence ATGGCGCGATTAGCAATGCGGGAAAAAGCAAAAAAAACACCACGATTCCAAGTTCGCAAACACAACAGATGCAGTATGTGCGGAAGACCGCGTTCGTATATAAGAAGATTTGGTATTTGTCGCTTATGTTTTCGCCATCTTGCATTAGAGGGAAAAATTCCAGGCATTCAAAAAGCCAGTTGGTAA
- a CDS encoding 50S ribosomal protein L6 yields MSRIGRKPIAIPSGVEIKKTGTLLSVKGPKGTLSANVHMSVNVEQNKNELFCTVSETTKFVKALHGLWRANLNNMILGVTNGHEKKLEIIGVGYKAEILGKRIRLLLGFSHPILLSVPDGITIKTPTPTSIVINGADKTLVGQVAAKIRSFRPPEPYKGKGVRYAGEYVRKKAGKAAATAGK; encoded by the coding sequence ATGTCTCGTATAGGTCGAAAACCGATAGCAATTCCATCGGGTGTTGAGATAAAAAAAACAGGAACCTTGCTTTCCGTCAAAGGTCCAAAAGGAACGCTTTCTGCGAATGTACACATGTCGGTCAATGTAGAACAAAACAAGAATGAGTTATTTTGTACGGTTTCGGAAACGACAAAATTTGTTAAAGCGTTGCATGGATTATGGCGAGCCAATCTCAATAATATGATACTTGGTGTAACCAATGGGCATGAAAAAAAATTGGAAATCATTGGCGTTGGATATAAAGCGGAAATCCTAGGAAAACGCATACGACTTTTGTTAGGTTTTTCGCACCCGATATTACTTTCGGTACCGGATGGAATTACTATTAAAACACCGACACCAACTTCTATCGTTATCAATGGTGCAGATAAAACATTGGTTGGTCAAGTAGCGGCAAAAATACGTTCGTTTCGTCCGCCAGAACCATATAAAGGAAAAGGCGTTCGTTATGCGGGTGAATACGTTCGTAAGAAAGCAGGAAAAGCAGCGGCAACCGCAGGAAAGTAA
- a CDS encoding 50S ribosomal protein L15 — protein sequence MSNILSNLRPAKGAIKKRKRIGRGQGSGHGGTSTRGHKGQHSTTGGKKLKAWFEGGQMPLVRRIPKFGFNNPFRVEYQIVNVSRLEELSDAGKFSDGNVTPEILFATGAVAKRTTPIKILGDGDLKTKLTVSANAFSKSAKEKIIAAGGTITEI from the coding sequence ATGTCAAATATTTTAAGCAATCTACGCCCGGCTAAAGGTGCGATAAAAAAACGTAAGCGAATTGGGCGAGGACAAGGAAGCGGTCACGGTGGAACATCAACACGCGGGCATAAAGGACAGCATTCAACAACTGGCGGGAAAAAACTGAAAGCGTGGTTTGAAGGCGGTCAGATGCCGTTGGTACGTCGTATTCCGAAGTTTGGTTTCAATAATCCGTTTCGAGTCGAATACCAAATCGTCAATGTTTCGCGGTTAGAAGAATTATCGGATGCTGGAAAATTTTCGGATGGAAACGTAACGCCGGAAATTCTTTTTGCAACAGGTGCGGTTGCGAAAAGAACGACGCCGATAAAAATTCTTGGCGATGGCGATTTGAAAACAAAACTTACTGTTTCTGCCAACGCATTCAGTAAGTCAGCAAAAGAAAAAATTATCGCAGCAGGCGGAACGATAACAGAGATATAA
- the secY gene encoding preprotein translocase subunit SecY: MATQLRESFRNIFKIEELRIRILYTLFILFIVRVGAHITLPGIDTTILEKAVAQSRSSNTLFGLYDLFVGGAFSNAAIFALGIMPYISSSIVIQLLGAVFPYFQKLSKEGGEEGRNKLNQYTRYGTVLISLMQGWGVSQYLLSLHSDGQTIIADGTSEFVFVVSTVIVLTASTIFIMWLGERVTERGIGNGISLIIFVGIIAQFPISLWEEFQLVATGNRGLIVEMIILVLMFFIIAGVVMVTQGTRRIPVQYAKRVVGKRMYGGVTQYIPMKVIAAGVMPIIFAQAIMFIPSTVFTFFPDSDSAFMQTLQSHFSYTSFTYSFIYAVLIVFFTYFYTAVIFNPKDVADNMQKQGGFIPGIRPGKHTSDFIDGVLTKITLPGSIFLAIIAILPAFMVRFGVSSNFASFFGGTSLLIIVGVALDTLQQIESHLLMRHYDGFMKGGKIRGRRG, translated from the coding sequence ATGGCAACGCAATTACGAGAAAGTTTTCGGAATATTTTTAAGATTGAAGAATTACGGATTCGAATTCTTTATACGCTTTTTATTCTATTTATCGTTCGAGTTGGTGCGCATATAACACTTCCGGGAATTGATACAACAATACTTGAAAAAGCGGTTGCCCAAAGCCGTAGTTCAAATACGCTTTTTGGTTTATATGATTTATTTGTCGGAGGCGCATTTTCCAACGCCGCAATTTTTGCGTTGGGAATAATGCCGTATATCAGTTCTTCCATTGTTATTCAGTTACTTGGCGCAGTGTTTCCGTACTTCCAAAAACTATCGAAAGAAGGTGGAGAAGAAGGAAGAAATAAACTCAATCAGTATACGCGCTATGGAACGGTGCTCATTTCTCTGATGCAGGGATGGGGTGTAAGTCAATATTTGTTAAGTTTGCACTCAGATGGGCAAACGATCATTGCCGACGGAACAAGTGAATTCGTGTTCGTAGTCAGTACGGTTATCGTGCTTACTGCTTCAACAATTTTTATTATGTGGTTAGGAGAACGCGTAACGGAACGGGGTATTGGTAACGGTATATCATTGATAATTTTTGTCGGAATAATAGCGCAGTTTCCGATTTCATTATGGGAAGAATTTCAACTTGTTGCCACTGGAAATCGAGGACTTATTGTCGAAATGATAATTCTTGTGTTGATGTTTTTTATTATTGCCGGTGTCGTAATGGTTACGCAAGGAACACGAAGAATTCCCGTGCAATATGCAAAACGTGTTGTTGGGAAAAGAATGTACGGAGGCGTAACACAGTATATTCCGATGAAAGTAATAGCCGCAGGAGTAATGCCGATTATTTTTGCACAAGCGATTATGTTTATCCCATCAACGGTGTTCACATTTTTCCCCGATTCCGATAGTGCATTTATGCAAACACTGCAGTCGCATTTTTCCTATACATCATTTACGTATTCGTTTATTTATGCAGTATTGATTGTCTTCTTTACGTATTTTTATACGGCGGTAATTTTCAACCCGAAAGATGTTGCAGATAATATGCAAAAACAAGGCGGATTTATTCCTGGGATTCGTCCGGGCAAACATACATCGGATTTTATTGACGGCGTACTGACCAAAATTACACTTCCCGGTTCAATTTTTCTTGCCATCATCGCCATTCTTCCAGCATTTATGGTACGCTTTGGAGTAAGTAGCAATTTTGCAAGTTTCTTCGGCGGAACAAGTTTGCTTATTATTGTTGGCGTTGCATTAGATACGCTGCAGCAAATAGAGTCGCACTTATTGATGCGTCATTATGATGGTTTTATGAAAGGCGGAAAGATTCGCGGAAGACGTGGATAA
- a CDS encoding 50S ribosomal protein L29, whose product MKPLEIRQMSEKELTERIRSEEEMLAQLKFRLATHQLESPIKVRVVRRDIARMKTILRERQRAQQNKK is encoded by the coding sequence ATGAAGCCATTGGAAATTCGACAAATGTCGGAAAAAGAATTAACGGAGCGAATTCGTAGCGAAGAAGAAATGCTTGCACAGTTAAAATTTCGACTTGCTACACACCAATTAGAGAGTCCGATAAAAGTCCGCGTAGTGCGTCGCGATATTGCGCGTATGAAAACCATTCTTCGCGAACGCCAACGTGCACAACAGAATAAGAAATAA
- the rplN gene encoding 50S ribosomal protein L14: MIQEETNLVVADNSGAKKVRCIRILGGHERRYAGVGDVIVVSVKSAIPGAEVKKGEVHKAVVVRTTKETKRKDGSFIRFDDNAAVILNAQGEPRGTRIFGPVARELRDRQYMKIISLAPEVL, from the coding sequence ATGATTCAAGAAGAAACAAATTTAGTAGTCGCAGATAATTCTGGGGCCAAAAAAGTACGGTGTATTCGTATTCTTGGTGGTCATGAAAGACGATATGCAGGAGTTGGTGATGTTATCGTTGTTTCTGTAAAAAGTGCGATTCCCGGAGCAGAAGTTAAAAAAGGAGAAGTGCATAAAGCGGTTGTTGTGCGAACGACAAAAGAAACGAAACGAAAAGACGGTTCATTTATACGATTCGATGACAACGCGGCGGTGATTCTGAACGCGCAAGGAGAACCTCGAGGAACGAGAATATTCGGGCCGGTTGCACGTGAGTTGCGTGATAGACAGTATATGAAAATTATTTCTTTAGCACCAGAAGTTTTGTAA
- the infA gene encoding translation initiation factor IF-1, protein MGKQGPIRMDGVIKDTLPNASFNVELENGHIVHVHISGKMRMNYIKILVGDKVTVELSPYDLTRGRIIYRYK, encoded by the coding sequence ATGGGAAAGCAAGGTCCTATCCGAATGGATGGAGTTATCAAAGACACACTACCCAATGCTTCATTCAACGTTGAACTGGAAAATGGACATATCGTACACGTACATATTTCCGGAAAAATGCGAATGAATTACATTAAAATCCTTGTCGGCGATAAAGTAACAGTAGAATTATCGCCGTACGATTTAACACGCGGAAGAATTATCTACCGATATAAATAA
- the rplP gene encoding 50S ribosomal protein L16 gives MLAPKRVKYRKEQRGRMKGIATRGAYLSFGDYGLKAMQPGWITQRQIEACRVTLSRMMKREGKLWIRIFPSKPVSKKPAETRMGSGKGIVEFWVASVEPGRILFELGGVTREIAEEAFKNASHKLPIRTKVVSRIGL, from the coding sequence ATGTTAGCACCGAAAAGAGTTAAATACCGAAAAGAACAACGGGGAAGAATGAAGGGAATTGCTACGCGAGGAGCGTACCTTTCCTTTGGTGATTATGGTTTAAAGGCAATGCAACCAGGATGGATAACGCAGCGGCAAATAGAAGCGTGTCGTGTTACTCTCAGTAGAATGATGAAGCGTGAGGGAAAACTCTGGATTCGTATTTTTCCATCAAAACCTGTTTCCAAAAAACCTGCGGAAACGCGTATGGGAAGCGGAAAGGGAATCGTAGAATTTTGGGTTGCCTCTGTTGAGCCGGGAAGAATTTTATTTGAACTCGGCGGAGTAACGCGCGAAATAGCAGAAGAAGCGTTTAAGAATGCATCGCATAAACTTCCAATAAGAACAAAAGTTGTATCTCGAATCGGTTTGTAA
- the rpsM gene encoding 30S ribosomal protein S13 — translation MARIAGVDLPKNKRSIVGLTYIYGISTSSAKKILAAAGVPESTKIGELDDKQITKIRQIITGEYKVEGALRSEAQMRIKRLMDINTYRGLRHRKGLPVRGQRTRTNSRTRKGKRKTVAGKKKALAKK, via the coding sequence ATGGCTCGTATTGCAGGAGTAGATTTACCTAAAAATAAACGTTCGATAGTCGGTTTAACCTATATCTATGGAATAAGCACATCAAGCGCAAAGAAAATTCTTGCCGCCGCCGGTGTTCCGGAATCAACAAAAATCGGCGAACTGGATGATAAACAGATAACCAAAATTCGTCAAATCATCACCGGTGAATACAAGGTTGAAGGAGCATTACGCAGCGAAGCGCAGATGCGCATCAAGCGTTTGATGGATATTAATACCTATCGCGGATTACGACATCGCAAAGGATTACCCGTGCGCGGACAACGAACACGCACGAACTCCCGCACACGCAAAGGAAAGCGAAAAACAGTTGCTGGCAAAAAGAAAGCATTAGCGAAGAAATAA
- the rpmJ gene encoding 50S ribosomal protein L36 — translation MKVRSSVKKICENCKIIRRNGVVRVICKNPKHKQRQG, via the coding sequence ATGAAAGTTCGTTCATCTGTAAAAAAAATTTGCGAAAATTGCAAAATCATTCGACGTAATGGAGTTGTGCGTGTCATTTGTAAAAATCCCAAACACAAACAACGTCAAGGATAA